The following proteins are co-located in the Dietzia timorensis genome:
- the fadD32 gene encoding long-chain-fatty-acid--AMP ligase FadD32 yields MEFDAYRNESGAIALPEDATLVDFVEENVSRANADPEADTLVFRFNDYSKSRQGEQQDLSWSGFGARLHAIAARLQQVASPGDRVAILAPQGLDYVVSFFAAIHAGLISVPLFDPDEPGHKDRLHAVLGDCKPAVILTSSQSAAGVRQLFREVPARERPRVVAVDAIPSELGSSWQKPDLHGSDIAYLQYTSGSTRTPAGVEITHTGVCTNVLQLMFGLGLTDRSKGVTWLPLFHDMGLLCVILPAMAGAFTSIMSPRAFVQRPGRWVRELAAYPEAEGIFAAAPNFAFEHAARRGLPAEGEELDLSHVTSIINGSEPVTPTSIRAFQEAFTPYGLSDTVVKPSYGMAEATLFVSSPEQHAAPVIVHVDRNSLNEGRFEIIDAADVEGNSEAIPQVACGYIAPSQWAVIVDPELDDDGEHTGNGRELPDGSVGEIWLHGANIGQAYWKRPDESRATFDNRLVSRLSENSHAEREFGDVPADAGWLRTGDFGVYHDGQIYITGRVKDLVIVDGRNHYPQDLEATAQLASEALRPNFVAAFSVPANQLPPEARNGLDVDPGDGSETLVLVAERAPGAGKADPAPVADAVRKAISEAHGVHAQDVLLVPAGSIPRTSSGKIARRATRQEYITGTLRGGYQQTAFPDLDEG; encoded by the coding sequence GTGGAGTTCGATGCGTACCGCAACGAGTCTGGGGCGATAGCCCTACCCGAGGACGCCACGTTGGTGGACTTCGTGGAGGAGAACGTATCGCGCGCCAATGCCGATCCCGAAGCGGATACTCTCGTCTTCCGTTTCAATGACTACTCGAAGTCGCGCCAGGGCGAGCAGCAGGACCTGTCGTGGTCGGGCTTCGGCGCCCGGCTACACGCCATCGCCGCGCGGCTCCAGCAGGTCGCCTCGCCGGGCGATCGCGTCGCGATCCTCGCGCCTCAGGGCCTCGACTACGTCGTGTCGTTCTTTGCCGCGATCCACGCCGGACTCATCTCCGTCCCGCTGTTCGATCCCGACGAGCCGGGCCACAAGGATCGCCTGCACGCGGTCCTGGGGGACTGTAAGCCCGCCGTCATCCTCACTTCTTCCCAGTCGGCCGCCGGTGTGCGCCAGCTGTTCCGCGAGGTCCCGGCCCGCGAGAGGCCGCGCGTCGTCGCCGTCGACGCGATCCCGAGCGAGCTCGGTAGCTCCTGGCAGAAGCCCGACCTGCACGGCTCCGACATCGCCTACCTGCAGTACACCTCGGGTTCCACGCGCACGCCGGCCGGCGTCGAGATCACCCACACCGGCGTGTGCACCAACGTGCTGCAGCTGATGTTCGGGCTCGGACTCACCGACCGTTCCAAGGGCGTCACCTGGCTTCCGCTGTTCCACGACATGGGCCTGCTGTGCGTGATCCTCCCGGCGATGGCCGGTGCGTTCACCTCGATCATGTCGCCGCGCGCGTTCGTGCAGCGCCCGGGACGCTGGGTGCGCGAGCTCGCCGCCTATCCCGAGGCCGAGGGCATTTTCGCAGCGGCCCCGAACTTCGCCTTCGAGCACGCCGCGCGCCGCGGACTGCCCGCCGAGGGGGAAGAGCTAGACCTGTCGCACGTCACCTCCATCATCAACGGTTCGGAACCCGTCACCCCGACGTCGATCCGCGCCTTCCAGGAGGCATTCACCCCGTACGGTCTCTCCGACACGGTGGTCAAGCCCTCGTACGGCATGGCGGAAGCGACGCTGTTCGTCTCCTCTCCGGAGCAGCACGCCGCACCAGTGATCGTGCACGTCGACCGCAACAGCCTGAACGAGGGCCGCTTCGAGATCATCGATGCCGCCGACGTCGAGGGCAATTCCGAGGCCATCCCGCAGGTGGCGTGCGGCTACATCGCGCCGTCCCAGTGGGCTGTCATCGTCGACCCCGAGCTGGATGACGACGGGGAGCACACCGGCAATGGCCGTGAGCTGCCCGACGGGTCCGTCGGCGAGATCTGGCTGCACGGCGCAAATATCGGCCAGGCCTACTGGAAGCGCCCGGACGAGTCGCGTGCCACTTTCGACAACCGTCTCGTCTCCCGGCTGAGCGAGAATTCCCATGCCGAGCGCGAGTTCGGAGACGTTCCCGCAGACGCAGGTTGGCTCCGTACTGGAGACTTCGGTGTCTATCACGACGGGCAGATCTACATCACCGGCCGCGTCAAGGACCTCGTGATCGTCGACGGGCGAAACCACTACCCGCAGGATCTCGAGGCCACGGCGCAGCTCGCCTCCGAGGCGCTGCGGCCGAACTTCGTTGCCGCCTTCTCCGTGCCCGCGAACCAGCTCCCGCCCGAGGCGCGCAACGGGCTCGACGTCGACCCCGGCGACGGCTCGGAGACGCTCGTGCTCGTCGCCGAGCGCGCACCGGGAGCAGGCAAGGCGGACCCGGCCCCGGTGGCCGACGCCGTGCGGAAGGCCATCTCCGAGGCGCACGGCGTCCACGCGCAGGACGTGCTCCTCGTGCCCGCCGGCTCCATCCCGCGTACCTCCTCGGGCAAGATCGCCCGCCGTGCAACCCGCCAGGAATACATCACGGGCACGCTGCGTGGCGGATACCAGCAAACCGCATTTCCGGACCTGGACGAGGGCTAA
- a CDS encoding alpha/beta hydrolase-fold protein encodes MTWNRKQLRLVPVVAVAVAAPLVVGVATGQSNNSGVPEANAQTGTSTSASPTSSRSTSAPTSSESTPSSSATASTEQRPAANTDVPAGVRLDRVDWLSERRVALWVQSAAMERPIQVQLLLPASWNSEPDRTYPALYMLDGLRAVDTESGWTHETQIEKFFDSKDAVIVLPVGGESSFYTDWANPAKDGEPYQWETFMTEELPPLIARDWRLNDRAGIAGLSMGGTAAMNLAAHNEGQYQFAASFSGYLDTTSFGMPEAIKAAQLDAGGYNSEDMWGPLGGETWKQNDPKLQAQRLKDVSLYVSAGSGNTGPWDKPSPIEGIPENFAGYGLELLARMTTQNFVNAAEKADVPVTSKFRPSGTHTWPYWQFEMTQAWPQAAEALGTEVNAPECKAEGEIGKFREANGSLGDCLTGEYAVEGGRAQDFREGRVFWSEDTGAHAVTGRIGATYQAAGGPEGELGLPTSSEQKTPDGVGRYTTFENGTIYWSPKTGAHAVSGKILDLWSYKGSELGDLGYPTSDAVRNPNKDGVAQGFQNGTVFQAADGDPRIVKGAILGKYKDLGYENSDLGYPTSDEISLRAGGGALSRFENGGIYWSPNTQAHAVPYGQIFDAWGEDDYENGRFGYPVSDVQSVPGGGQEVEFEHGKIRLIAGRIEKS; translated from the coding sequence TTGACCTGGAACCGTAAGCAGTTGCGCCTCGTGCCGGTCGTCGCCGTCGCGGTGGCCGCGCCGCTCGTCGTCGGCGTCGCCACGGGCCAGTCGAACAACTCCGGCGTGCCCGAGGCCAACGCGCAGACCGGCACCTCGACGTCCGCATCGCCGACGTCCAGCCGCTCCACCAGCGCGCCGACCTCCAGCGAATCCACACCCTCGTCGTCGGCGACGGCCAGCACGGAACAGCGCCCGGCCGCGAATACGGACGTGCCCGCCGGCGTCCGACTCGACCGCGTCGACTGGCTCAGCGAACGCCGCGTAGCGCTGTGGGTGCAGTCCGCCGCCATGGAGCGCCCGATCCAGGTACAGCTCCTCCTTCCCGCCTCGTGGAACTCCGAGCCCGACCGCACGTACCCGGCGCTGTACATGCTCGATGGGCTGCGCGCCGTGGACACGGAATCCGGCTGGACGCACGAAACCCAGATCGAGAAGTTCTTCGACTCCAAGGACGCAGTCATCGTGCTGCCCGTCGGCGGCGAGTCGAGTTTCTACACCGACTGGGCGAATCCGGCCAAGGACGGCGAGCCGTACCAGTGGGAAACGTTTATGACCGAAGAGCTGCCGCCGCTCATCGCGCGCGACTGGCGCCTCAACGACCGCGCGGGGATCGCCGGGCTGTCGATGGGCGGCACCGCCGCGATGAACCTGGCCGCGCACAATGAAGGCCAGTACCAGTTCGCCGCGAGCTTCTCCGGCTACCTCGACACCACGAGCTTCGGCATGCCCGAGGCGATCAAGGCCGCTCAGCTCGACGCGGGAGGCTACAACTCCGAGGACATGTGGGGGCCGCTCGGCGGCGAGACCTGGAAGCAGAACGATCCCAAGCTCCAGGCACAGCGCCTGAAGGACGTCTCGCTGTACGTCTCGGCCGGCTCGGGCAACACCGGGCCGTGGGACAAGCCCTCGCCGATCGAAGGAATCCCGGAGAACTTCGCCGGATACGGGCTCGAGCTTCTCGCGCGCATGACGACCCAGAACTTCGTCAACGCGGCCGAGAAGGCCGACGTACCGGTCACCTCCAAGTTCCGTCCGTCCGGCACCCACACCTGGCCGTACTGGCAGTTCGAGATGACCCAGGCGTGGCCGCAGGCCGCCGAGGCGCTCGGTACCGAGGTCAACGCGCCCGAGTGCAAGGCGGAAGGCGAGATCGGCAAGTTCCGCGAGGCCAACGGCTCGCTAGGCGATTGCCTCACCGGCGAGTACGCGGTCGAGGGCGGCCGTGCCCAGGACTTCCGCGAGGGACGCGTGTTCTGGTCCGAGGACACCGGCGCGCACGCCGTCACCGGTCGCATCGGTGCCACCTACCAAGCGGCGGGCGGACCCGAGGGTGAGCTCGGGCTGCCGACTTCCTCCGAGCAGAAGACCCCTGACGGCGTCGGTCGCTACACCACCTTCGAGAACGGCACGATCTACTGGTCCCCGAAGACCGGTGCGCACGCGGTGTCGGGCAAGATCCTCGACCTGTGGTCCTATAAGGGCTCCGAGCTCGGCGATCTCGGCTACCCCACCTCGGACGCGGTGCGGAACCCGAACAAGGACGGGGTCGCCCAGGGCTTCCAGAACGGCACGGTATTCCAGGCCGCCGACGGGGATCCGCGCATCGTCAAGGGCGCGATCCTTGGCAAGTACAAGGATCTCGGTTACGAAAATAGTGACCTCGGCTATCCGACCTCGGACGAGATCTCGCTGCGCGCGGGCGGCGGGGCGCTGTCCCGCTTCGAGAACGGCGGCATCTACTGGTCGCCGAACACCCAGGCACACGCAGTGCCCTACGGCCAGATCTTCGACGCCTGGGGCGAGGACGACTACGAGAACGGACGCTTCGGCTACCCGGTCTCCGACGTCCAGTCCGTCCCCGGCGGCGGCCAGGAGGTCGAGTTCGAGCACGGCAAGATCAGGCTCATCGCGGGAAGGATCGAGAAGTCATGA
- a CDS encoding fasciclin domain-containing protein — MKTSTIRRGGLAIAAAAALAVGACGTEEPEEMNSMGSGDEMSSSAPMSESSDMSMTSPANGAEDADPMANLVGSGCSAYAEQNPDGPASVDGMAQEPVATAASSNPMLTTLTAAVSGEVNPDVNLVDTLNGGELTVFAPVDEAFDAVDDATMDTLGTDADLLTNVLSHHVVEGKINPDDIAGTHTTLAGDEIEVTGEGDDLAVGEAQVVCGGVQTANAVVYLIDGVLMPKM; from the coding sequence ATGAAGACGAGCACCATTCGCAGAGGCGGTCTTGCGATCGCAGCGGCCGCCGCACTGGCCGTCGGAGCCTGCGGAACCGAAGAGCCAGAGGAAATGAACAGTATGGGGTCGGGAGATGAGATGTCGTCCTCGGCGCCGATGTCCGAATCGAGCGACATGTCGATGACCAGCCCGGCAAACGGCGCCGAAGATGCAGATCCCATGGCTAATCTTGTCGGCAGCGGCTGCAGCGCATACGCGGAGCAGAATCCCGACGGACCCGCGTCGGTCGACGGCATGGCACAAGAACCTGTCGCCACCGCCGCCTCGAGCAACCCCATGCTCACCACCCTCACGGCCGCGGTGTCCGGCGAAGTGAACCCCGACGTCAATCTCGTGGACACGCTCAACGGCGGCGAGCTCACCGTGTTCGCACCGGTGGACGAGGCATTCGATGCCGTGGACGACGCCACGATGGACACCCTTGGCACGGATGCGGATCTCCTCACCAACGTGCTCAGCCATCACGTCGTCGAAGGCAAGATCAACCCCGATGACATCGCCGGCACGCACACTACGCTCGCCGGAGACGAGATCGAGGTCACCGGAGAAGGCGACGATCTCGCGGTCGGCGAAGCACAGGTAGTTTGTGGCGGAGTGCAAACCGCCAACGCCGTGGTGTATCTGATCGACGGCGTCCTCATGCCGAAGATGTAG
- a CDS encoding molybdopterin-dependent oxidoreductase — MSNETGGLSSGGNRGARVGRHVRRASVGLLAAMMVAALGHLLSFLIAAGSSPVAAVADAIVAQAPSAMREFAISTFGTADKPALVVGIIGAITVLAVAAGVAERVARPWGSLLLGVLALAGVVAAVSRPTATWAWAIPSIVGGAAGIAVLRFGIRLTDARSPVPKGGDPSGPSRRTFLAFVGGVAGLTVAIGGLGVGLARKASDLAAERLRIALPSVAAKLQAPRPGPEVEAPVSDGTAFITPNEDFYRIDTALQLPAISVEEWSLRIHGMVDREIELSWQDLNDRMAMERIITLTCVSNEIGGSLAGNATWTGFPIRDLLDEVGVRPGADMLLSTSADGWTSGTPIAALTDGRDAMLAVGMNGEPLPIEHGYPVRQVVPGLYGYVSATKWVVDWEITRFDQASAYWTDRGWGEKGPIKTASRIDRPAPLAELTAGVNVIAGTAWAQHRGISKVEVRVDQGPWREAQTAAAYSVDTWQMWSWEWDATPGIHTVVVRATDNDGELQTERRQGTVPDGATGWHSRTFRVVG; from the coding sequence ATGAGTAACGAGACAGGCGGCCTGTCCTCTGGCGGCAACCGCGGTGCACGCGTGGGTCGACACGTTCGGAGGGCGAGTGTCGGACTACTTGCGGCAATGATGGTGGCTGCCCTGGGTCACCTTTTATCGTTCCTCATCGCAGCCGGTTCCTCGCCGGTCGCAGCGGTCGCCGATGCCATCGTCGCGCAGGCTCCCTCTGCCATGCGCGAGTTCGCGATCAGTACTTTCGGAACGGCCGACAAGCCCGCGCTTGTCGTCGGGATCATCGGTGCGATCACGGTGTTGGCCGTAGCTGCCGGTGTGGCAGAACGTGTGGCCCGCCCATGGGGCTCCCTCTTGCTCGGTGTCCTGGCGTTGGCCGGCGTCGTCGCAGCCGTGAGCCGGCCAACGGCCACCTGGGCGTGGGCGATTCCCTCCATCGTGGGCGGTGCGGCGGGGATCGCCGTTCTTCGTTTCGGAATCCGATTGACCGATGCTCGGTCGCCCGTCCCGAAGGGAGGAGACCCCTCCGGGCCTAGTAGGCGTACGTTTCTCGCCTTTGTCGGCGGGGTCGCCGGACTGACGGTGGCGATCGGCGGTCTCGGGGTCGGGCTCGCCAGAAAAGCGAGTGACCTCGCCGCCGAACGATTGCGCATTGCGCTTCCTTCAGTCGCCGCGAAGCTACAGGCCCCTCGCCCGGGCCCCGAGGTCGAGGCGCCCGTGTCAGACGGCACTGCGTTTATCACCCCGAACGAGGACTTCTACCGGATCGACACCGCGTTGCAGCTGCCCGCGATCAGCGTGGAGGAGTGGAGCCTGCGCATCCACGGAATGGTAGACCGCGAAATCGAACTGAGCTGGCAGGATCTCAACGACCGGATGGCGATGGAACGCATCATTACGTTGACATGCGTGTCCAACGAAATCGGCGGAAGCCTAGCGGGTAACGCGACATGGACGGGTTTTCCCATCCGCGACCTCCTGGACGAGGTCGGTGTCCGGCCGGGTGCGGACATGCTGTTGTCCACCTCCGCGGACGGGTGGACCAGCGGAACCCCGATTGCGGCGTTGACCGATGGCCGTGACGCGATGCTGGCCGTGGGCATGAATGGAGAGCCCCTTCCAATCGAGCACGGGTACCCGGTCCGGCAGGTCGTGCCCGGACTGTACGGATACGTGTCGGCGACCAAGTGGGTGGTCGACTGGGAAATCACCCGCTTCGACCAGGCGAGCGCCTACTGGACCGATAGAGGTTGGGGCGAGAAGGGGCCGATCAAGACCGCTTCGAGAATCGACCGACCGGCGCCGTTGGCCGAACTCACCGCCGGCGTCAACGTCATCGCGGGGACCGCATGGGCTCAGCACAGGGGGATCTCGAAGGTTGAGGTCAGGGTCGATCAGGGGCCATGGCGGGAAGCGCAGACCGCTGCTGCGTACTCGGTGGACACCTGGCAAATGTGGTCCTGGGAATGGGATGCGACCCCGGGAATCCACACCGTCGTCGTTCGCGCGACCGATAACGACGGCGAGCTGCAGACAGAACGCCGACAAGGCACCGTGCCCGACGGGGCGACCGGTTGGCACAGCAGGACCTTCCGAGTTGTCGGCTAG
- a CDS encoding alpha/beta hydrolase: protein MTKAASPAGRLRRKLTAGALALATAVGVVAASPAYAQDSAGSAGDAPAAAAPAAAPAQLPPGGEDPMGHRNWLRAGCSWDPVQSWVQLCDVWSPSMNRMIKVQVQPARQAGNAGLYLLDGLRARDDWNAWTHDAQAQRTFLWDNLTLVMPVGGQVSFYSNWQRPVDINGQTYNYQWETFLTEELPGYLQNEFGVRRDNNAIAGLSMGGSAAAALAAKHRDQFKQVSVFSGYMNPTAPGMYSMIPLAMFDQCKCDPFAMWGPPGSPDWGANDPLLLADRLRDIPMYLTAGSAIPGQYDQPDSLQAVFNTFNGVVLEGLSRGSTIAFQNTINAEPNQAKFEYRTTGIHGWPYWNDDLMSARLEQILPALKAHAWW, encoded by the coding sequence ATGACCAAAGCCGCGTCTCCCGCAGGCCGCCTGCGCCGCAAGCTGACAGCTGGCGCGCTGGCCCTAGCCACGGCTGTAGGCGTGGTGGCCGCCTCGCCGGCATACGCGCAGGACTCCGCCGGCTCGGCCGGCGATGCGCCGGCGGCAGCGGCTCCCGCCGCAGCGCCCGCGCAGCTGCCCCCGGGCGGCGAGGATCCGATGGGACACCGCAACTGGCTGCGCGCCGGTTGCTCGTGGGACCCGGTCCAGTCGTGGGTTCAGCTCTGTGATGTCTGGTCGCCGTCGATGAACCGGATGATCAAGGTTCAGGTCCAGCCGGCTCGCCAGGCGGGTAACGCCGGTCTCTACCTCCTCGACGGTCTCCGTGCGCGCGATGACTGGAACGCGTGGACCCACGACGCCCAGGCGCAGCGCACGTTCCTCTGGGACAACCTGACTCTGGTCATGCCCGTCGGCGGGCAGGTCTCCTTCTACTCCAACTGGCAGCGTCCGGTCGACATCAACGGACAGACGTACAACTACCAGTGGGAGACGTTCCTCACCGAGGAGCTCCCGGGCTACCTGCAGAACGAGTTCGGCGTTCGCCGCGACAACAACGCCATCGCGGGTCTGTCCATGGGCGGTTCGGCCGCAGCGGCACTCGCCGCCAAGCACCGCGACCAGTTCAAGCAGGTCTCGGTATTCTCCGGCTACATGAACCCGACCGCACCGGGCATGTACTCGATGATCCCGCTCGCAATGTTCGACCAGTGCAAGTGTGATCCGTTCGCCATGTGGGGGCCTCCGGGCTCACCCGATTGGGGCGCCAACGACCCGCTGCTCCTCGCCGATCGTCTCCGCGACATCCCGATGTACCTGACGGCCGGTTCGGCGATCCCGGGTCAATACGATCAGCCGGACAGCCTCCAGGCCGTGTTCAACACGTTCAACGGTGTCGTTCTCGAGGGCCTGTCCCGCGGTTCGACGATCGCGTTCCAGAACACGATCAACGCCGAGCCGAACCAGGCGAAGTTCGAGTACCGCACGACCGGTATCCACGGCTGGCCGTACTGGAACGACGACCTCATGTCGGCCAGGCTCGAGCAGATCCTCCCGGCGCTGAAGGCTCACGCCTGGTGGTGA
- a CDS encoding cutinase family protein, translating into MAGKRKGGRLGLALGVLVLVVLLVAGVGWWLSRENPTSPIGQPPATEPGEPERTQPADCPDVSLISVPGTWESAADDDPYNPQANPNSLLTKVTAPLAEANDPARVEVYTVPYTAQFRNPQLPEDVSYNDSRAEGTEKLRDKIASTHERCPFTKYALLGFSQGAVIAGDVTGEIGNGDGVVPADLVLGTVLIADGRRDQGAIGPGLQPTNGQGMEISLQGASGLTELIADATMTGPRPAGFGALTEQTASLCAGPDLICNAPMDAAGGAARLSEFLNNNAVHAEYDTNPNVVEGTTATEWSRQHLQSLIDSAEEVPHS; encoded by the coding sequence ATGGCGGGAAAACGGAAGGGCGGCCGGCTTGGCCTGGCCCTCGGCGTCTTGGTGCTCGTCGTTCTCCTCGTCGCCGGCGTCGGCTGGTGGCTGTCGCGGGAGAATCCGACGAGCCCCATCGGGCAGCCGCCGGCCACGGAGCCGGGCGAACCCGAGCGCACCCAACCCGCCGACTGCCCCGACGTGTCGTTGATCTCGGTGCCCGGAACCTGGGAATCGGCCGCGGACGATGACCCCTACAACCCGCAGGCCAACCCGAATTCGCTTCTCACCAAGGTCACCGCGCCGCTGGCCGAGGCCAACGACCCGGCCCGGGTCGAGGTGTACACGGTGCCCTATACCGCGCAGTTCCGGAACCCACAGCTTCCGGAAGACGTGAGCTACAACGATTCGCGCGCCGAGGGCACCGAGAAGCTGCGCGACAAGATCGCCTCCACGCACGAGCGCTGCCCGTTCACCAAGTACGCGCTTCTCGGCTTCTCCCAGGGCGCCGTCATCGCCGGCGACGTCACCGGCGAGATCGGCAACGGCGACGGCGTCGTGCCCGCGGACCTCGTCCTCGGCACCGTGCTCATCGCCGATGGCCGCCGCGACCAGGGCGCCATCGGCCCGGGTCTGCAGCCGACGAATGGTCAGGGCATGGAGATCTCGCTGCAGGGCGCCTCGGGGCTCACCGAGCTCATCGCCGACGCGACAATGACGGGCCCGCGACCGGCCGGCTTCGGCGCACTCACCGAACAGACCGCCTCGCTGTGCGCGGGACCCGATCTGATCTGCAACGCGCCGATGGACGCGGCCGGCGGGGCGGCGAGGCTTTCCGAATTCCTCAACAACAACGCCGTCCACGCCGAATACGACACGAATCCGAATGTCGTCGAGGGCACCACGGCCACCGAGTGGAGCAGGCAGCATCTGCAGTCGCTCATCGACTCGGCCGAGGAAGTTCCGCACTCCTAG
- a CDS encoding anti-sigma factor, which translates to MSAFPSIDDGDFELYALGALGTEESRRVRQALEGAEPAQREAMLRRIAEAREAAAALVEAADLDEAPPARARAELLEAIDRGQPADRSTSGGDVIDARSRFRPATLAAAAAVVLLLGAGVVAIAVRSGDNTAEIAGPESSTAQTSEPGVDDGPTGMVDQIMAAPDANIVNASLDSGATAKVMESEQLDMAVLEISGMPEASEGMHYQLWLNGFGPNPIAGGAMSVGADGSTLMGGIEELARTSGVAVTQEPNSDPRPPAPTGEVLMEMDMA; encoded by the coding sequence ATGAGCGCGTTTCCGTCGATCGATGACGGCGATTTCGAGCTCTACGCCCTCGGAGCGCTCGGCACCGAGGAAAGCCGACGTGTCCGGCAAGCCTTGGAGGGCGCCGAACCCGCGCAACGGGAGGCGATGCTGCGCCGAATCGCCGAAGCGCGGGAGGCCGCGGCTGCGCTGGTGGAGGCGGCCGATCTCGACGAGGCACCGCCGGCGCGGGCCAGGGCCGAGCTACTCGAAGCGATCGATCGGGGGCAACCGGCGGATCGCTCCACGAGCGGCGGCGACGTCATAGATGCACGGTCCAGGTTCCGCCCCGCAACCCTCGCGGCCGCAGCAGCGGTAGTCCTACTCCTTGGTGCCGGAGTGGTCGCTATCGCAGTGCGTTCCGGCGACAACACGGCAGAGATCGCCGGGCCCGAGAGTTCGACGGCGCAGACGTCCGAGCCGGGTGTCGACGACGGCCCCACGGGCATGGTCGACCAGATCATGGCGGCCCCCGACGCGAATATCGTCAATGCCTCACTGGATTCCGGCGCGACGGCGAAGGTCATGGAATCGGAGCAACTCGACATGGCCGTGTTGGAGATCTCGGGCATGCCCGAAGCCTCCGAGGGGATGCACTACCAGCTCTGGCTCAACGGCTTCGGGCCCAACCCGATCGCCGGTGGAGCCATGTCGGTCGGCGCCGACGGCAGCACCCTGATGGGTGGCATCGAGGAGCTGGCGAGGACGAGTGGCGTCGCCGTGACGCAGGAGCCGAACTCCGATCCGCGTCCACCCGCCCCGACCGGGGAAGTGCTCATGGAAATGGACATGGCCTAG
- the sigK gene encoding ECF RNA polymerase sigma factor SigK, whose amino-acid sequence MSDDGPQGGERGDGGATASPSPSSLAALVRGSASGDRGAFAQLFDLTSPRLYGLIVRIVGDRGYAEEILQESYLQIWESADRYEEKFGSALSWMLTIAHRRAVDRVRSEQSARRREEADAMHSPAEQVDIAEGVAESMASRELATDVRRCVDDLSSVQRQAIELAYFGGLTYRDVAERLGAALPTVKSRIRDGLRNLKKCLGGEPR is encoded by the coding sequence ATGAGCGACGACGGACCTCAAGGAGGCGAGAGAGGCGATGGCGGTGCGACCGCATCGCCATCGCCCTCGTCTCTGGCTGCCCTGGTCCGTGGGTCGGCGAGTGGTGACAGAGGTGCTTTTGCGCAGCTCTTCGACCTGACCTCGCCTCGGCTTTACGGACTGATCGTCCGGATTGTCGGCGACCGTGGCTATGCGGAGGAGATACTGCAGGAGTCGTACCTGCAGATATGGGAAAGTGCCGATCGCTACGAAGAGAAATTCGGATCGGCACTGAGCTGGATGCTCACCATCGCACATCGACGTGCAGTGGACCGGGTGCGCAGCGAACAGTCGGCACGGCGGCGAGAGGAGGCAGACGCAATGCACTCTCCGGCCGAACAGGTTGACATCGCCGAAGGCGTGGCAGAGTCGATGGCGTCGCGTGAACTTGCGACCGACGTGCGGCGTTGCGTCGACGACCTCTCCTCGGTGCAGAGGCAGGCGATCGAGCTCGCATACTTCGGTGGGCTGACATACCGCGATGTCGCCGAACGGCTCGGCGCCGCATTGCCGACGGTGAAATCCCGGATCAGAGACGGTCTGCGAAACCTGAAAAAGTGCCTGGGGGGTGAGCCGAGATGA
- a CDS encoding DUF732 domain-containing protein, with protein MTPARTTRGKAGTRMTAGSGIAVAALILAGCGSGDSTVSGSPESPTFAPPPSAGERTSGPAPEPNGGGFPESPEPVESDAPGLESPEVSAREQTYLDALDEQKIKIDSLELELVGAGNGICRIRATGGAAEETTTLANAMAGQLVEGGYAEGNPEDVAQEIIDASVEQLCP; from the coding sequence ATGACCCCAGCGCGCACCACGCGAGGCAAAGCCGGCACACGTATGACGGCGGGCAGCGGGATTGCCGTGGCGGCGCTCATCCTCGCGGGCTGTGGTTCGGGGGATTCCACCGTGTCCGGCAGCCCCGAGTCTCCGACCTTCGCGCCGCCGCCGAGCGCGGGGGAGCGGACGTCCGGTCCCGCGCCGGAACCGAACGGTGGGGGCTTTCCGGAGTCTCCCGAACCGGTCGAGAGCGACGCCCCCGGGCTGGAGAGCCCGGAGGTCAGCGCGCGGGAGCAGACTTATCTCGATGCGCTCGACGAACAGAAGATCAAAATCGATTCGCTCGAGCTCGAGCTGGTCGGCGCAGGCAACGGCATCTGCCGGATCCGTGCAACCGGCGGTGCCGCGGAGGAGACGACGACCCTCGCCAACGCCATGGCCGGGCAGCTCGTCGAAGGCGGATACGCCGAGGGCAACCCTGAAGACGTGGCACAGGAGATCATCGACGCCTCCGTCGAGCAGCTGTGCCCGTAG